One genomic window of Peromyscus maniculatus bairdii isolate BWxNUB_F1_BW_parent chromosome 2, HU_Pman_BW_mat_3.1, whole genome shotgun sequence includes the following:
- the Luzp1 gene encoding leucine zipper protein 1, protein MADMASYKDAASSRHLRFKLQSLSRRLDELEEATKNLQKAEDELLDLQDKVIQAEGSNSSMLAEIEVLRQRVLKIEGKDEEIKRAEDLCHVMKEKLEEEESLTRELKSEIEWLQKRMAELEKLEEALSRSKNECSQLCLSLNEERNLTKKISSELEMLRVKVKELESSEDRLDKTEQSLVSELEKLKSLTLSFVKERKYLNEKDKENEKLIKELTQKLEQNKKMSRDHTRNASTLSERSDLRIEDGISSTLPSKESRRKGSLDYLKQVENESRDKSENEKNRNQEDNKVKDLNQEIQKLKTQIRHFESLEEELKKMRAKNNDLQDNYLTELNKNRILASQLEEIKLQVKKQEELGNGDIEGEDAFLLGRGRHERTKFRGHGGEASMSRHTPRELSPQHKRERIRNREFALNNENYSLSNKQAASPIFANRRAAKASNMGVGTDSGPQETKRAEDRFVPGSSQSEGKKSREQPSVLSRYPPAAQEHSKVWKGTPKPGAESGLKGKVEKTTRTFSDSTHGSVPNDTMGRGDKTSEISSEAHYGKRGQMPGSGSQVTQAADVGCSKATGALSSSQRASSEGISKGKKTANGLEADANFPNSKAPTLSKYPYSSRSQENIIQGFSTPNKEGVDQSVAVVMEDSSQHEALRCRVIKSSGREKMDSDDDLDIESLVTAKLVSTTITPEPEPKQQPNSREKAKSRGGPRTALLENNKNAAIENESVKSTRASSNAVEFPDANGAGVKNQRPFSPREALRSRAIIKPVIIDKDVKKIMGGSGSEVVLEKQRSTSKPVPSKVTSSITIYPSDSSGPRAIPGEAPRERHTSTSNIQVGPSELTSVSNHVSSPLELSIHKHDITLQLTEAERMGDGSPKNRPETVVSRSSILIKPSDSVERNSHAPPAETIRWKSHSASSEVGSSDTRHVTVRNAWKSKRDLKCSEDTPTRVGRHMESTNAYTQRSSTDFLELEQPRSLPSEQGTRKVGNAGDAPELSSRRTQSSLTASEVLTRRNRIGDATTAVSWNHSASMEEGEDGTVVISRRVHNALEHSELPGKQGLPESEQVWAEERLQPARPYAEED, encoded by the exons ATGGCAGACATGGCCAGCTACAAGGATGCTGCCTCCAGTCGCCATCTGCGGTTTAAGTTACAGAGCCTGAGCCGCCGCCTCGATGAATTGGAGGAAGCCACAAAAAACCTCCAGAAAGCTGAGGATGAGCTCCTGGACCTCCAGGACAAGGTGATTCAGGCGGAGGGCAGCAACTCCAGCATGCTGGCTGAGATTGAGGTGTTGCGTCAGCGGGTACTGAAGATTGAAGGTAAAGATGAGGAAATTAAGAGAGCAGAGGACCTGTGTCATGTGATGAAGGAGAAACTTGAAGAGGAGGAAAGCCTTACCCGAGAGCTAAAATCTGAGATCGAGTGGCTTCAGAAACGAATGGCTGAGTTAGAGAAGCTGGAGGAGGCCTTGAGCAGGAGCAAGAATGAATGTTCCCAGCTTTGTTTGAGCCTGAATGAAGAGAGAAATCTGACCAAGAAAATCTCTTCTGAGTTGGAAATGCTCAGAGTCAAAGTGAAAGAACTGGAGTCTTCAGAGGACCGCTTGGATAAAACTGAGCAGAGCTTAGTTTCAGAGTTAGAAAAGCTAAAATCATTGACCCTGAGCTTCGTAAAGGAGAGAAAATACTTGaatgaaaaggacaaagaaaatgagaaattaataAAAGAGCTTACTCAAAAACTGGAGCAGAACAAGAAAATGAGCCGAGATCACACGAGGAATGCTTCTACTCTTTCGGAGAGGAGTGACCTGCGCATTGAGGACGGCATCTCCTCCACCTTGCCATCCAAAGAATCGAGAAGGAAGGGCAGTCTGGACTACCTAAAGCAGGTGGAGAATGAAAGCAGAGACAAATCAGAAAACGAAAAGAATCGGAACCAGGAGGATAACAAAGTTAAAGACCTCAACCAAGAGATTCAGAAACTCAAGACACAAATCAGACACTTTGAATCTTTGGAAGAAGAGCTTAAGAAAATGAGGGCTAAAAACAATGACCTTCAGGATAATTACCTAACTGAACTGAATAAAAACAGAATCTTAGCTAGCCAGCTAGAGGAGATAAAGCTGCAAGTCAAGAAACAGGAAGAGTTAGGAAATGGGGACATAGAAGGGGAAGATGCTTTCCTactgggcagaggcaggcatgagAGGACTAAGTTCAGAGGTCATGGGGGTGAGGCGTCCATGTCCAGGCACACACCCCGGGAACTGTCCCCTCAACATAAGCGGGAAAGGATCCggaacagggagtttgctctCAATAATGAAAACTATTCTCTAAGCAACAAGCAGGCTGCTTCTCCTATTTTCGCCAACAGAAGGGCAGCAAAAGCTTCCAACATGGGAGTGGGTACAGACAGTGGACCTCAGGAGACAAAGAGAGCTGAAGACCGATTTGTACCTGGCTCCTCTCAGAGTGAAGGGAAAAAGAGTAGGGAACAGCCATCGGTGCTTAGCCGTTACCCCCCTGCTGCCCAGGAGCACAGTAAAGTTTGGAAGGGAACTCCCAAGCCAGGCGCTGAGAGTGGACTGAAGGGGAAAGTAGAGAAGACAACGCGAACGTTTAGTGACTCCACCCATGGATCTGTTCCTAATGATACAATGGGTAGAGGCGACAAGACTTCTGAGATCTCCTCTGAGGCCCACTATGGCAAGAGAGGACAGATGCCTGGCAGTGGAAGTCAGGTAACTCAGGCTGCAGATGTGGGCTGTTCTAAGGCCACTGGAGCTCTGTCCTCCTCTCAGAGAGCCTCCTCAGAAGGGATTTCTAAGGGCAAAAAGACTGCTAATGGACTGGAAGCTGATgctaattttccaaattctaaagCTCCTACTTTATCAAAGTATCCTTATAGTTCAAGAAGCCAAGAAAATATCATTCAGGGCTTTTCAACGCCAAATAAAGAAGGAGTTGATCAGTCTGTAGCAGTTGTGATGGAAGACAGCAGTCAGCATGAAGCTCTGAGGTGCCGTGTGATCAAATCCAGTGGCAGAGAGAAGATGGACTCAGATGATGACTTGGACATAGAATCTCTTGTCACTGCCAAGTTGGTGAGCACAACTATCACTCCAGAGCCAGAGCCCAAACAACAGCCAAACTCTAGAGAAAAGGCCAAGTCCCGAGGGGGACCTAGAACTGCCCtattggaaaataataaaaatgctgcAATAGAAAACGAATCTGTGAAATCTACCAGAGCTTCCTCCAATGCTGTAGAATTCCCAGATGCCAATGGTGCTGGGGTGAAAAACCAAAGGCCCTTCAGCCCCAGAGAGGCCCTGCGGTCTAGAGCGATTATAAAACCTGTTATCATTGATAAGGATGTGAAAAAAATCATGGGAGGATCTGGATCTGAGGTTGTCCTGGAGAAGCAGAGGTCCACCTCTAAACCTGTGCCAAGCAAAGTGACAAGCAGCATCACCATCTACCCCTCTGACAGCAGTGGCCCTAGAGCCATCCCAGGAGAGGCCCCAAGGGAGAGGCATACCTCCACCAGCAATATCCAGGTGGGGCCCTCAGAGCTCACATCAGTTAGCAACCATGTCAGCTCCCCCCTTGAGCTCTCTATTCATAAACATGACATCACCTTGCAGCTCACAGAAGCTGAAAGAATGGGAGATGGGTCTCCAAAGAATAGACCGGAGACAGTGGTCTCTCGGAGCAGCATTCTAATTAAGCCATCAGATTCTGTGGAGAGGAATAGTCATGCCCCCCCAGCGGAGACAATCAGGTGGAAAAGCCATAGTGCCTCTTCAGAGGTAGGCTCTTCAGATACCAGACACGTCACTGTGCGGAATGCTTGGAAGAGTAAGCGAGACTTGAAATGTTCAGAAGACACCCCAACTCGAGTAGGTAGGCACATGGAATCTACCAATGCCTACACACAGAGGTCTTCCACAGACTTCTTAGAGCTTGAACAGCCCAGGTCCCTCCCTTCTGAACAGGGCACTCGAAAGGTAGGAAATGCAGGGGATGCTCCTGAACTCTCCTCTAGAAGGACCCAAAGTAGCCTCACTGCATCAGAGGTTCTCACCCGGAGGAATCGGATAGGAGACGCCACCACTGCTGTCTCCTGGAACCACTCGGCAAGCATG gaggaaggggaggacgGCACAGTTGTTATCAGCAGGCGAGTACACAACGCCCTGGAGCATTCTGAACTGCCTGGGAAGCAGGGGTTGCCAGAGTCTGAGCAAGTCTGGGCTGAGGAGCGACTACAGCCGGCCAGGCCATATGCTGAGGAAGACTGA